The following nucleotide sequence is from Pseudomonadota bacterium.
GTGAATCTCTGCATTTCATACCTGCCATGCCGCGGTCGGTGTTCCGGTTTTACGAAGAGCTCAACGACTTCCTCCCCCGCGAGCGCCGTAAGACCGCCTTCTCCTGCGACTGCGCCCGGCATGCGACGGTAAAAAATGCCATCGAGTCCTTGGGCGTCCCCCATACCGAGGTGGAGATGATCCTGGTCAACGGTGAATCCGTCGGCTTCTCCCACCCCGTCCTAGACGGCGATCGGGTCAGCGTGTATCCGAAGTTCGAGGCACTCGACGTTAGCCCACTCTTGCGGATCAGGGAACGCCCACTGCGTGAGACACGCTTCGTCGCCGACGCCCATCTCGGGGCGCTTGCCAAATATCTGCGGCTCCTCGGTTTCGACACCCTCTACCGGAACGACTTCCGGGACCAGGAGATGGCATGCCTGAGCGCGGAGGAACGCCGCATTGTGCTCACGCGCGATCGGGACCTCCTCATGCATCGGATCATCACCCACGGCTGTTACGTCCGCGCAGAACGCCCGCTCGAGCAGCTGCGCGAGCTGATCGAGCGCCTCGACCTGTCGCGCGCGATCCAGCCCTTCAGCCGCTGCCTGCGCTGCAACGGGCCTATCGAGCGCATCGATAAATCGTGTATCTCAGGGCGGCTCGCGCCCGACACGCTGCGTTACTACGACGAGTTCTGGACCTGCCGTGCGTGCGATCGGGTCTACTGGGCCGGCTCGCATTTCCGGCGCTTGGAGAAGATCATCGCCGCGGCCTCGCTCTGGTAGGCGAATCCAACGCGCGGAATGATTCCGAGCAGAACCGGTGTCGAATGCCGGGGGTTCCCGAGTCACCCCCAGCACAACGCGTGGCGCACCTCGATGAAGCGCGGGCCATGACCGCCTTCATCGGCGAGGAGCGATCGCGGTTGCCCCCGTTTGCACTCACTCCGCTAGCTAGCGCTCACTTTGCCTGGCCTCGGGCCTTTCTACTCCACCCGCACGGTCTCGGCAAGTCCCAGTTCTGCGAGGATCTCCCGGATCTCCATAGATAGACTCGCGGCGCTCTCGGACTTAACGGTGACCGAGAGATCCACTCCGACCCTGAGGTTGGAGCCGGATCGGAGCTTCGGAAGGATCCGTGTCCCGAGGCGGTTCCAGGCCTCGGGAGGCACGGTACCTACGAGGCGTAGGGTCGTGGTCTCGAATCCTGGTGTGGGTTTAGTAAACGGCTCCGGAGTTGGCTCGGGCGGTATGTCCGGTTTCGATTCGGCCTCGGAAGTCGCAACGAGCTCGGGCGGCGGTGCGCTCTTCTGCGTCTGCGCGGTTGCCTTACGCAACAAGAATACGCCAGCCTCGAATGCAACTTCGTCTGGCGCCACGGACTCCTCGAACCAGATCCGCTCGTAGCCACCGTCGCGATTCTGACCTGACGCTAGGCCGAAATCCCCTCGTCCGACAAACTCGATGATCTTGCTCCGCAGGACCAGGTCGGGATCGACGAGTCGCGTGAGCGAGCCGTTGAGGAAGCTCTGCCGCAGGCTCGCGAGTGGCCACGACCCGGCCTCCCTGAGCGCCGGAGGCCAGTTGCGCTCGATGTAACCGGCGCCCACGGACTCGTTGAGGAGTGCCTCCGACTTGAGCGCGGCAAGGACCCGTCCGCAGAGCGTCGCGCCGCTCGAGGAGTGCCCCGCGCCCAGATCGATCACCTTGAGCCCGTTCGGCTCCTCGGTGTCGGCAAGGACGGCGAAGCGGTAGTCGCCCCAAACCTCATCTTTCGCGGTCTCCTGCGAGTCCTTGACCTTCGACTGGAGCTCCGCCCGATCGCTCTTGTCAAACTCGCCGCCGAGCGTCCCGTCGGCGATCTCGCGCGCGACCCGCTTCCACGCGAGTGACAGCTCGACCCTCTCGCGCAGATCGCGGCCGGGCTTCTTGAGGCACCAGACGAGCGCGCCCGGGTAGAGCCGCGGTGACTTGCCGCGGTGGCGGGTCCATTCTCCGATCTGCGCGCGCTGCGATCCGCTGCCCGACCACTCCGACTCGGGATCGGCCACGACGAGCGTGAGCCTCGGTGTGTCCGGGATCTCCGCCCCCTCGCCAGGGAAGGGCACGACCGGAATGCTCGCGCCGCGCCGAAACTCGTCCTCGACAAGCCGTCGCAAGGCGGGCTTGACCTCCGTCTCCTCGTCGAGCGACGCGCGCCGATCGCTCACCACCTTCTTCATCGTGGGCTGGTAGCCGATCCGAAAGCCGTCCGAGCCCGCCTTGCGAATGAAGTAGGACCGGTCCTCGATCGCGAACGCGGCGTTGTCGATCGTCGTCGTATCGAGCTCAGGCTCGCCGAGGGCGAAGCGCAGCTCGGGGAGGTGTGCGACCTTGTCGGTCTGCCCACCCGACGACTCGAAGAGGATCGCGGTGCCGACGCGCCGGTGAATGTCCCGCAGCGGTCCCTTGGTGTCGGCGTCGAGCGCCTTGGCGTGCGCCAGCTCGCCGGCGATGTCCGTGTCGATCGCGGCGACGAGGCGCGATTCGCCGAGCTGACCCAGTACCACACTCCGAAAGCCGGGCTCGGAAAGCGGCGCCGAGCCGAGCGTGATGAGCGGCTCGGTGCGCGCCTTGCGGAAGGCGTCCTGGGCGGCGATCGCGATCCACTGGGCCAACATCGCCAGCGTACCGCGCGTCTGCTGATATTGCGGCAGGGCCTGCCACTTGCGCTGGAAGACCGAGAGCGTCGCGGGATGGAACGGGTAGCAGGCCTCGAAGCGGCGCTGCAGGAACTCGCGGGCCTTGGCCTCCGTGGCAGCGCTATCGACCGCCGTCCACTCCGGAGGGAGCTGCGCCCGCCGCTCGAAGCACCAGTCGCCGAAGGCCTTGGCGGCGTTCTTCCGGACCTTCTCGCTCCCCAGGTCCTCAAAGAGCCGTCGCCGGACGACCTCGGCGATCTCGGTCTCGTCGTTTGCGATCAGGTCCTTGGCGACGCGCCGCACGACTTTCGAGATCTTCTCCTGCCAGTCCTTGTCCCAGTCGGTCAACTCGACCTGGCTGCGCGGCAGACTGATCACCGCGGCGCCGTGCGTCGTGCCGGTGGTCGCGACGGTCAGGTTCTGGAGGAAGGCGTGGAACGAGTCGGCGCTCGCGCGGTGACGATTCAGGAAGTTCAGCACCTCGTCGAAGAGAAGCAGCACCGGTGCGCCCGCCGCCTGGAAGACACGGGCGATCGCCTCGGTTCCCGGTGGCGTGGTCCGTGCCGCCGGGCCTAAAGCCTCGACGCCCTCGTCGCCCGCGAGCTGGCGGGCGATATCGATCCACGGCGTCTCGCGCCCCGCCTGCGGGTCCCAGGCATTACCCACGAACACGGCGACCCGTGCCTTCGGAACCGAAAGGACGCCGGCTTCATGCACCAGATCCGACACGCCGTTGTGGCCGGACGCCGCGTCCCCGTTCGTCGCCAGGTGAAAAAGCGTGGTCAGCGTGTGCGTCTTGCCGCCGCCGAACTGGGTGATGAGCGTGAGGACCGGAGCGGTGTTCTCGGTGCGACCCGAAAGCCGGCGCAGAACCATGCCGGCGTGCTCGCGCAGCGCCCGCGTGAAGCAGGTGCGGGCAAAGAACTGGTCGGGCTTGCGGTAGTCCTCAGGCGCCGTCCCGGCCACCACCTGTTCCAGCGCGATGGCGAACTCGTTCGGGTTGAACGAGCGGCCCTCTCGGACCTCTTTGCGCGGTGTCGCGACCTTGTACCACGGCTCCATCATCGGCTCCTGCGCCTGAGCGCCTCCTTCGGGAGTTGTCGACGCACAGCGCCGCGGATACGACGCGCCAGCGCGACGGCCTGGCGGGCTTCGCCCAGCGAGACCGGTTCGTAGGCGCCCGGGTATCGGGTGACCGTTGCATAGGCGGTCAGTCGTCGCTCATGCTCCGCCGAGAGGCCGACAGAAATGCCCGGGGTTATCCGCGCGACCAGTTCCGCTAGGTCGTGAGTCTTTGGAAAGTCGATGCCCTTGGCGGTCAGAAGGGCCTTCAAATACTTCTCCGCGCACTGCTGGGCGTGAAAGCCTACCGTGTCGGCGGGGCATTCTTCGCCCGCCCGCAGCGTGAGGATCGCATTCTTCAGGTCGTTTTCCGCCTTCTCGATCCACCCGCGGACGACCATGAGCACCTGCTCATTTGCGGGCATACAAGACCTTGCCTTCCCGGGCCGCGGGCCGCTCGATCGTACCCGCAATCTGCTTGCGCCACTCGAAGTCCTCGGGTGTGGTTACGATGATGTCCTTGGGCAGGCGTATGTCATCCAACGCGGCGCCGATCTCGACCGCCTTCTCTCGCCTGGACCCTGCGACCGGCATGACGATGAGGAGGTCCACGTCGCTGTCGGGACCCGCGTCCCCACGTCCGTGCGAACCGAAGAGGATGATTCTCTCCGGAGCGAATTGCCTCGCGATGCGCCGGGCCATGCGCCTGATGAGCTTTTCGACCAGCCGCTTCCGCATCTCCCTTACCTCCGGGCCTTGCCTGATTTTACCCCAGCGTCGCCAGTAGCATCGCGTCGAGCAGGCGCTTCTCCTCGCTGCCCTTGGGGTAAAGGGCCGAGAGGGCGTTCGAGAGGTGCAGGAACTCGGGCCCGCGCTCCTGCTCGGCCTTGAGGAGGGCGCGCAGCGCGTTGGTACGGCCGCCGGCCTGGAGCAGCATCGCCGCGTGGGCACGATCGAGGGTAGTCGCCTCGCGCGCGGCGGCTAGGCTTGTGTCCAATACGTTGACACCCACGCGCGTCCCGCGGCCCCGGCCACGCCCGCGGATCGCCGTGGGTGCGCCTGGCTGGGTCTCGGGAAAGAGCCCCAACTGAACCGGGCCTTGAGACGTTGCCTGCTGCTCGATTCGCGCGGCCACGGCTTGCGCACCGTCCTCCCCGAAGAGCTGCTTCGCGCGCTCGGCGATCGGCAGCAGGCGAACGACGCCCTTCTTCGTCTCGATGATCCGGCGTTCCCACTTGGGAAGCTCGATGCCGAGCGGCTGCGCGAAGCGGCGCACGACGTCGAACACGAGCGTGTAACCCTTAGCCACGCGCGGAGACGAACCCTCTTCATTCTCCTCCTCCTCGTCGTCGCTCGCCTCTGCGGCTTCGCCCTCATCGCCCGCGCCCTCCGCCGCCTCGCCGTTCGTATTTTGGAGCGTCCATAGGAAGAGGGCGGTGAGCCGCGCGTCCTCCTCGACGGCGCCGGCCGCGCCGTTCCGGGCCTTGGCCTCCGCGGTGCCGAGCACCTGTGCGAGGGCGCTCCGGCCCACGACCTCCCAGACCTTCGCCAGGTACTCCGCGAGCGCGACCTCGCACCCCTCGGCGGTCTCGACCTTCGCGTAGCGGCTGAAAATCTCGAGCGCCGGCCCGATGCAGGCGAAGACGAGATCGGCGCCGCGGGCGCCTTCACCCTGCAGGCGCTCCATCCAGTCGCCGACACGAGGCGGCAGCTCGCGCAGGACGTTGGCCCAGTCGCCCACCGGTGCGTCTTCGGGCCGCGGGCGGCAAACGAGGTGAACGCTCCCCATAAGCGAAGCGGCGTCTCTTGCGGCAGTCCGGGCCTTCATTTCGGTCTGTATGGGCCACGAAGACCTGATCGAGAGGCCCGCCCGGATCATGCCGCTAAGCAGCGCTTCCCAACCGTCGGTGCTTTTGTGTGCGAACACACGCATCCAATCCCGCCCGGTTCGAGTAGTCTCCTGCCCTCTCGAAACGCGACGGAGACACAGTGCTCGAAGAAGGCTGAATCTTTCTGTCGGCCATCTGACGCGTATGACTGATTCCAGACGCACTCCTGCACCTTTGGAGTCAAGACGTTTGCCTCATCGAACGGATCACGAAATGATCGATCGTTGGGGTTTGCTCTACGCAACCAACAGAAAAAGAAATCTGCTAGATCGGCATATGGCACGGAATCGTAGCACGGGGGATCGGTAAACCATGCTTGGGCACTTTGGTCCGGCAACAGAACGGCACACGCGTCTTCTAAATGTACTTGTGCGGAACGGGGAAGGGTGGCCCTCGCCTGTTCGAGCGCCTTTGCGACCCAATCAACGGCGTTATCGAGGCCTCCTGACCACTCCGAGAACGGATTCGCCTCGCAAAAATCCCACACCATCTGCAAGGCCTGCTTGGAGAAAGAGCCTGTTACGGTATCCCTCGTAGAATCCAATCGACAGCAACAACTCCAGCGGTCCACGCATCGTCCTAATACAATGAGCAAACAGCGCCCGACTGCACCAGCGATACCTGCTTGACTGGGGTCGTAGTTCCGTACGAATCTCACAACTTCTGCTAGAGCCAACCTCTGCCTCGGGAGATGGCAATCAGAAAAAGTCGTCATCCCGTAGCGGGTGACAGCCGACAAGCCGCGAGCATTCGGCGATGGACGGACGGGATTGATCGTCTCATTGGGGTACACTGGCGTCCCATCATCAAATGTGACGCCGCGGAGATGACTGTCGATCTGGGCGACTTTCTGGAGCGCGTTAAGATCGCGATCGACGGGTGAACGAAAGACCCTGCCGTTGTCCGTAGCCACCATCACTGCTACAAGCCGCGCTGACTCTGTCCCGCCATGCTGAGACTTCAACTGCGCCTCGACGCTCCCGCGAGACAAGGTGGCGGAGCAGCCTGGGCACACTGCTCTTCCGCCGACGACGGTGCCAGACCCAACCGCGTCGCCTTTGCTTGGCGAATGCACGGCTAGTTGAATGTCTGGTCTTCCATCTTCTTTCACTCGAACGTCGATTCGCAACGCCCACTGACTCTTTTTTGAGCGAGACAACCACGTGCTTCGCAATAGCGGAATAGCCGCACCGCAGTTGGGGGCCTCGCAGTTCACCGTGCGTGCCCACAGGTAGGCTGTCGGCTCTTCAAGCGCCGACGATGAGGGATACATGGGAGCCAACTCTCTGCGAAGGTGCGCAGCCAGGTCGAGTACTGCATCGTGTAGCGCATCAGTAAGCGCCGAGCCGAATCGCGGAACATCCGCGAGAAGGACCCTGCAGAGCAGGACAGAGATCGGGTTGAGGTCATTAGCGAACGCCTCGCATCCGAGCCGCAGCGCCTCTAGCGGGATCGAGCCGCCGCCCGCGAATGGGTCCACGACCAGCGGCGGCTCCTTCCCGTGTGCCGCCTTCACCAGCGCGCGGCTGACCTCGAGGTAACTGCGGTGCGCCGCCAGGTCCCAGTTTGCGAAATCGCCGATGAATTTGAGCAGCTTCTTGCGGAGGTTCTCGTCCGTGGGCCCGACCTGGCCTTGCACCTGCGGCAGCAGCGCCCGAGCCCTCTGCTTGAATTCCTCCGGGCAAAGAGGATCGCACGGGTCCGGCCACAGCAGGCCGAGCAGCACCGCCCGGCTCGACGCCAGCGGCCGACGCGCCCACCAGAGGTGCAGCGTGGAGGGATGCCCGTGCCGGATCGACTTCTCCCGTGCCGCGTGCCGCGACACCTCGGCGATCGGGAAATCCACTTCCGCCAGGCGCTTGCATTCCTTCGGGATCATGTGCCGTGCGATTCGTCTGCTTCCTCTGCCGCCGCACTATTTGAACCTGTACCTCCAGAAGCGAGGTCCCCGAGAAGCAGGTTGATTTCACTGTCGCGTAGCTGGTCAGCCGCGTCCTGAAGAGCCGCGATCTTGGCTTCTTCCAATTGTCTGAGCGCATCTTTGGCCACATGCCAGATAGCGATAGGCGGTCCCAATCCATACGCACCAACCTCAATGGCCTCTTCGATTACCTTGAAGGCCAACAGGCTAGCCTGGTCGCTATTGAGTTCTCGCCCATGGTATTTTTGCAAAAGCGCATAGGCGAAGTTAGCGCCATTACCCGTCGCAAAAGGACGGTCAATCCATTCCGGGGTCCCGTAAGACGTGATGTGGAGTATCCTAGGCTCATGGCCGTACTCGACAAAGACAAAATCCCCAGGGTGGAGATTAAGCAGCGCTTGCGGATTCCCTTGAAAGAATTGTGTCCGGAAGTCCAGTTGCAGAAGGATCATGACGCATTGCTTGATCGCTTCTGCCAGCCGGTCACGGAGCTGGTCCAAGGGCTGATCAACAGGGAGTGTTCTAACGAGTTCGAGAACCCGTTGAATCAATGCCAGTTCGCCAGAAGCACTCCAAGCACAGTGATCGTTCAATTTATGAAGCTTCTGACCCGATGCCCGTACTTCTCCACTGGTTAACTGCCCATCGGAGGCGAATACAATCCCATCCTTACTTGGAATGGCAAGAACCAGCGTCATTGGTTAGCCTCCCAAGAAAGCACCGTCCTTGAAGCGAAATCAGGCGCCTCAGAGTAGACCTTCCGGAGCAAAGCGTGGAAGCCGAGCGAACCGACTTCTCTCGCGATTGATCGGACGAACT
It contains:
- a CDS encoding Mut7-C ubiquitin/RNAse domain-containing protein, with the protein product MPRSVFRFYEELNDFLPRERRKTAFSCDCARHATVKNAIESLGVPHTEVEMILVNGESVGFSHPVLDGDRVSVYPKFEALDVSPLLRIRERPLRETRFVADAHLGALAKYLRLLGFDTLYRNDFRDQEMACLSAEERRIVLTRDRDLLMHRIITHGCYVRAERPLEQLRELIERLDLSRAIQPFSRCLRCNGPIERIDKSCISGRLAPDTLRYYDEFWTCRACDRVYWAGSHFRRLEKIIAAASLW
- a CDS encoding DUF499 domain-containing protein; the protein is MMEPWYKVATPRKEVREGRSFNPNEFAIALEQVVAGTAPEDYRKPDQFFARTCFTRALREHAGMVLRRLSGRTENTAPVLTLITQFGGGKTHTLTTLFHLATNGDAASGHNGVSDLVHEAGVLSVPKARVAVFVGNAWDPQAGRETPWIDIARQLAGDEGVEALGPAARTTPPGTEAIARVFQAAGAPVLLLFDEVLNFLNRHRASADSFHAFLQNLTVATTGTTHGAAVISLPRSQVELTDWDKDWQEKISKVVRRVAKDLIANDETEIAEVVRRRLFEDLGSEKVRKNAAKAFGDWCFERRAQLPPEWTAVDSAATEAKAREFLQRRFEACYPFHPATLSVFQRKWQALPQYQQTRGTLAMLAQWIAIAAQDAFRKARTEPLITLGSAPLSEPGFRSVVLGQLGESRLVAAIDTDIAGELAHAKALDADTKGPLRDIHRRVGTAILFESSGGQTDKVAHLPELRFALGEPELDTTTIDNAAFAIEDRSYFIRKAGSDGFRIGYQPTMKKVVSDRRASLDEETEVKPALRRLVEDEFRRGASIPVVPFPGEGAEIPDTPRLTLVVADPESEWSGSGSQRAQIGEWTRHRGKSPRLYPGALVWCLKKPGRDLRERVELSLAWKRVAREIADGTLGGEFDKSDRAELQSKVKDSQETAKDEVWGDYRFAVLADTEEPNGLKVIDLGAGHSSSGATLCGRVLAALKSEALLNESVGAGYIERNWPPALREAGSWPLASLRQSFLNGSLTRLVDPDLVLRSKIIEFVGRGDFGLASGQNRDGGYERIWFEESVAPDEVAFEAGVFLLRKATAQTQKSAPPPELVATSEAESKPDIPPEPTPEPFTKPTPGFETTTLRLVGTVPPEAWNRLGTRILPKLRSGSNLRVGVDLSVTVKSESAASLSMEIREILAELGLAETVRVE
- a CDS encoding HEPN domain-containing protein yields the protein MVVRGWIEKAENDLKNAILTLRAGEECPADTVGFHAQQCAEKYLKALLTAKGIDFPKTHDLAELVARITPGISVGLSAEHERRLTAYATVTRYPGAYEPVSLGEARQAVALARRIRGAVRRQLPKEALRRRSR
- a CDS encoding nucleotidyltransferase domain-containing protein, which gives rise to MRKRLVEKLIRRMARRIARQFAPERIILFGSHGRGDAGPDSDVDLLIVMPVAGSRREKAVEIGAALDDIRLPKDIIVTTPEDFEWRKQIAGTIERPAAREGKVLYARK
- a CDS encoding DUF1156 domain-containing protein, whose product is MIPKECKRLAEVDFPIAEVSRHAAREKSIRHGHPSTLHLWWARRPLASSRAVLLGLLWPDPCDPLCPEEFKQRARALLPQVQGQVGPTDENLRKKLLKFIGDFANWDLAAHRSYLEVSRALVKAAHGKEPPLVVDPFAGGGSIPLEALRLGCEAFANDLNPISVLLCRVLLADVPRFGSALTDALHDAVLDLAAHLRRELAPMYPSSSALEEPTAYLWARTVNCEAPNCGAAIPLLRSTWLSRSKKSQWALRIDVRVKEDGRPDIQLAVHSPSKGDAVGSGTVVGGRAVCPGCSATLSRGSVEAQLKSQHGGTESARLVAVMVATDNGRVFRSPVDRDLNALQKVAQIDSHLRGVTFDDGTPVYPNETINPVRPSPNARGLSAVTRYGMTTFSDCHLPRQRLALAEVVRFVRNYDPSQAGIAGAVGRCLLIVLGRCVDRWSCCCRLDSTRDTVTGSFSKQALQMVWDFCEANPFSEWSGGLDNAVDWVAKALEQARATLPRSAQVHLEDACAVLLPDQSAQAWFTDPPCYDSVPYADLADFFFCWLRRANPNDRSFRDPFDEANVLTPKVQECVWNQSYASDGRQKDSAFFEHCVSVAFREGRRLLEPGGIGCVCSHTKAPTVGKRCLAA